TCTCACCAGCCACGCGCATTCTTGAGCCCAAGACAGGACTTGATCCACATTGCAACTCGCGGTTCGCTTTGAAGGAACGCAGACTAGGGAACTTCGGCTATTCGAGCACGACCATTCTCCTCGTCTTCGAAAAGTTGCCCGCCGTCATCTTGTAAAAATAGATGCCAGGCCTTAGCTCCTGCGATGACGCCCGAACCCTATACCTCCCAGCAGGCAACCATGAGTTCACCAGTGTCGCTACCTCCTGCCCCAACAAGTTGTAGACCCTAAGCTGCACAAGGCACTCACGCGCTACGGCGAATTCGATTGTTGTCTCCGGGTTGAAAGGGTTGGGGTAGTTCTGCAACAGTGCGAAGTCAGTCCTTCCGGTGGCAAGCCCATCGATTCGTGAGAAGTAGTCGCCCGTCATGAAGCTTGCCA
The Calditrichota bacterium genome window above contains:
- a CDS encoding T9SS type A sorting domain-containing protein — protein: SVTSTFGSLMVDTVVCDTVAQVTGLAANQRYFWRVCGINQYGSSDYSAVASFMTGDYFSRIDGLATGRTDFALLQNYPNPFNPETTIEFAVARECLVQLRVYNLLGQEVATLVNSWLPAGRYRVRASSQELRPGIYFYKMTAGNFSKTRRMVVLE